tgatttactcaccctcatgccatcctactgtaggtgtatatgactttcttctttcagacaaatacagtCGGAGATATATTAAAgattgtcctggctcttccaagctttataatggcagtgaatccatcataaaaagtgctcaaCATGTCTCCGGGGGTTAATAAAGACCTTCTGAAGTGAATCGATGTATTTGTGTAAGAATAATGtctatatttaaaactttataaaccgtagTCTCTAGCTTCCACTAACTCGTACGTGTGTACACAAAAGTGGCATTCAAGCTGATGATGTAGAATGTACCTTATAAAAattaactatggttttactacaaataaaaccaaaaaaaacatggttactagttaagttaagttaaagcatggtaaccacaaattaaccatggttttactagaATTGCCATAGtttaatggtatttgtagtaaaactgtggttatacaaatggcaATCACTATgccaaaaaaccatggttactactgtcacgaatccggtccaTGGCCTTCTGTCtgattgccaccagaggtcacccttccatcatattgactctcacaccacacagactgtttcacattaccttggactacatttcccatcagccatctcactaataacacgctcacctgatcatATGCACACAGCTGTATCCAATCAGACATGCTTTATAAGCCCTGGACTTCCTCGTTCAGTCGCCGAGTATTGCACATATCGCTACCATAGCTGATAGTTACCTTACGGAGCCTGTCTTAGTtgtcttagtcttagtcttgcctgtttcggattgtgttttctcctgcctggattaaccctttgccttgccctgttggatactgttcgccgatcgaagaCCCAAGCTTGCCcaaggattactctttgtcttgcctgtgttgtacctgtttgccattgttggaccctgcctgtatttatgaccatgtttttaaataaaaccctgcaaatggatccgctcGCCTCTTGTCTCGTCGGCTGTGTAAcaactacacttttactgcaatGAAACCATAGTTAATTTTTCCACTTTACCACTTGTCTTTTTGTTTCCTAGTTTTATAGTGTGCGTGTATAACTTTTGATTACATGATATggacagtgttgggcagtaactagttactagtaatttagttactgtaataatattactttttgcagtaactagtagtgtaactaattactaataagatttcagtaataatattacagttactttccataaaacagctcagttacttttgatgcctcaaccccgctgatttaaaatctaacaatcaaataattcctagatttattttcataattttcatgattcgcacatgcatgtgatgtcctcagtgcagcaggcaagcctggaatatggaaaagcttacattcagcagatagaaatattgcattatattgattttgtcaggaaaaaagatctgttgtgtaagttgtggctttactttactctggcgttgcatccctctgatcagcatgtggtacattatattaatataattaaaaatattttgggaaaattaaacagtttcttacaaactcatgtgatttgataaaatacataacgaaatttaatcgcatatgggtaacggaaaaatgacttcaagctacacatgacaattaatgagatgaatacaacacttctacttgaatgccactatcagTCACTATTgaatgtttgtaataacttctgactgcgatcaaatgtagattttggtcaaatgatgaggcagaaatatgttgttagtaacattcttgAAGAATTTAATGTGGAAGATATACacttacaacttctgtgggttgtgaagaaaaagtaatgtaactagtagtgtaactaattactgttgccagaaagtaataagtaaagtaacaatattacttttgaaaggagtaactagtaatgagtaatatattacattctttgagtaactagcccaaaaCTGGTTATGGAACACACTTCATGTTGCaagaattttttaattttttaatttttacagagCTTTATTTACATGTCATAATACAACACATACTTGTCTGTGCaccaataaaataattgaaactTTACTTTTGACTACCAAATTGTAGGCTATGTAATGTTTGATTAATTTAGCTTAAACTGGAaagttttcattaaaatctCTGGACCTTCCAGTGAAAATGATTGACTTCACTCTGGTGATTTGTGCAGGATTTTTCTAGTCCTGCACTCCACTCCAGAGTAGTGCAAAAGTTGACAAAGTTGTTGAGATTTTTAAACTTACGTGAACTaattatttaaactatttaaaactACTCATATTTTCATATTAGATCTTGAGAGGGCTGCAACAGTACTGCATGCAAGATTTGAGTTTGcacacaaattaaaattttcgGTTAAGGCTAGAAAGGTATTGCACACATCGATATAGCGGAattttgtcacactgtacaacaataataactgttttgcattattgtaaggggtaggtttagggttggggtaagtgtagacattaataaaacacaatctaataggttggaaatttaatttattattagccTCTGGTtttagctgtatcccttctagccacaacccgGGTTTTCAAACTACCTTTGCAAACGCCTTAATAACAATTACAGCCTTGATTTAATtgaatttcagtcagagttGTACGACACTCAATCGCCGTTTACGGATACCATAGGAATGAATGAGAAGTGCCGTAAACTGAATCCCACCTGTCGCAAAAAGTCAGTGACTTCtcttataaaacaaaatttttttttctgtgtaaactctaaaaatagttCAATCCAATAATATTGTTTAGTTTAAAACATGTTGAAGGCTGCCGATTCATTAAATGATAAGCTGTTTCctctaaaaagctgtttattttgcgtagtgaagcctctcctccactgacatccattaaaaaaaaaatgggctCTGGTCTCCTTTCCCATGTACTGCCAGACCGAAAGCGTAAGCATTAGCCATTACACTTTTTGGGATAAAGGTTGCAGGCTTGCCTTCTAATGGCTTTGGTATATTCTCATATTTATGCTGAACACCCTCTGGCTCAGCCTGCCACAGTAGCCACGCCCCAAACTCTTGCTATTGGCTgcacagaggtatgcaaatacataggTTGACAGGACATTGCTATCATTGGATTCGGACCTAATGAAATGATTTTATAGTCCTGAGCCTTCCACAGAAGATGAAGAATGTAtaagaatatttatatatttttatgtatttatatttatgctgtgaagagactttcaaccagtataacaaaaattacataccCTACCTTtaatccacctttttcttcccgtaaaaatgggcgcggccatttgtaaattttatgggACTGGCTTCTGGTCTCAtcgcgtccagctatttttagctgtacaaagcAGTTAGTTTTACTGCTGattggtgtgtcttaccatattattttaatgtattatcttaattatgaacacactggtttgtagtgcaaacagttttaccgtttactgcacgttgttattctcgttatttccctgtagcggctaatgaaccggaagtctcacccataggcttacttccgcgttgaagaaaaaaagGTAGTCCCACCAGGATCAGAATAGGAAATACAAATATGGTCATAAGGAGTGGTCTTCCAACGGTTGAGGAAATACAAATATGGTTATAGTAAGTAGGCCTACTTCACTCAGTCTTCTTAATCACCACAGTTTGGCGCAGTTAaccttatttttttgtttattaggTTAGTCACTGGTAAAATACAGTGCACAGACTTACATTAATGGACAAAGTCAACAATTAGCCGTCAAAGTTTGTGAAATTACAGgtatgacatatttaaaaaaaaacataatattgcTTATCTCTGTCACGTGTACGTTACTAGGCTAATTTACAGGCGATTATCGATTGTGTCGCAACGGTGCAGTTCTCaatcactttaaaatgtattatttttacatacTTTTTTCTCACAGAGCTTATTTATTTCATGGCTTCGTGCTGGATTGATTAAGTCATGGATATCACAGAACATGCGACGTTGAAGTCTTCACTATCCGAAGAAAATGAAGCATCCCGGTCTCTGACAGAATTAGAAACGAATACACAGACTCTTGAAGGTAATGAAGGGGGGCAAATGTAATTATTCCCAAAACCCAGCACACTGATACACATTATATTGCTCTTGTTTACAGAAGGCAATGCAATGGCGCCCTCGTTCGGTGATGAGAGGTGTTTCTTAGTTGAAGGCGCAGAAGACGCAGAGACTCGGGATAAGAGAATTATGGATGAAAAAATCTCTCCCATTGAAAGGCAACTTGAGTACTTGCTGAACAAGGCGGATGAGTTTCAAACACAGCTTTTATGGAGGTGCTTTTAagatctagaaaaaaaaaaaacatttagattttttttggtcatttttttaacagtcaaatatttttttgtgttttagtcGAGAGTGCCTCCAGAATTATGGGTTTGCCCATATTGTCCCCATGTTTTTGCAAACTTGTCAGCCGTACTTCACTTACCTGGAGTCCACAGCCAGAAACTCCAACCCCTTCCGTCCACCTCTGTCCACATATATACGCGCACAAGTGAGAAACTGATTTATTCTGCACATCTTACGCCACAAACTGCAAGAATCcacatatttactgtatttgtatcCCATCACAGCTTTTGCACTTTTCTCAGCAACTGTGTTCTCGTCTGGAACAGCTGGTGTTGCTGTACGCCTCCTTCAGTTTCTTCTCACTGGAGGAATCTGATCCACTGAGGTATAAACCGATTATAAATCACAGACAAAACTTAGGCAGGTATAGAAATGAAGGTGATCCTTTATTAGCACAAAAGGAAGGCCTGATTTTAGTATAAGTAGGATTCCACATTGGGATATttctattactattattattttactttgttGCAGATTTTTACTATGtatctttttttacagtatctCTCACTTCTATATTGGCCAGTGTCAAATAGACAACATGAAGCTGTCAATCTTCCGGTACTGTTGCCCTACCCCCTTTCTCGCATCAGCCAGTACTGGCCTATACAAACGTATGCGCTGGAATGTGGAGCGACAGATAGATGGAGAAGGAGAAGGACAGACATATGACAGTGCAGAGTTGTAAGTGAGATTTAGTCAGAGAGAATCTTTTAGAAAGGAATTCttccatttctttgtaaaaaaaaaaggaaaaggagaatgcccattttatttatttagaatttatttattatacacaataataattgttattattaggtAATAACACAGCCCTGCTTCTTGAAAAAAGTTTCTGCTGATTttgcacatacatatatatatatatatatatatatatatatatatatatatatatatatatgtgtgtgtgtatgtgtgtgtgtgaccctggaccacaaaaccagtcttaagtgtcagtttttcaCAATtgaatctgaaagctgaatacataagctttccattgatgtatggtttgttaggatcggacaaaatttggccgagatacaactatttgaaaatctggaatctgagggtgcaaaaaaaatctaaatattgagaaaaacttctttaaagttgtccaaatgaagttcttagcaatgcatattactaatcgaaaatgaagttttgatacatttatagtaagaaatttactaaatatcttcatggaacatgatctttacttaatatcttaatgatttttgccataaaatgaaaatttataattttgacccatacaatgtatttttggctattgctacaaatataccccagcgacttaagactggttttgtggtccagggtcacacatatatatatcagCCTTAATGCCCTGTCCAAATGACAAAAAGAAGCAttcaaaatgtataatgtaaCTTGCAGTCCTGCAAAGGAGTGGAAAAAAGGAGTCTTTGAAATCGTTCATGCATGTGAAAATGAGCTGAGAATTGAACAAATAATTATGACCTGGCTCAGAGGAAGTTTTTCTGGTGATTAAGGGATAATACGAGACTTCACCTTACAAATGGTTGTCTGAAGCAAAAATGCTACCAAAGGCACACCATATTTTGTGAGAAAGTATGATGTGCTAGAGTAAAACAGGCACTATTTTTGGAATCAGTGGCCCAAAATTAGTAAGAGACAAGTATTggattttattcagcaaatatgACTCAGGGTGGTGTAATAATTAGCATATGCAGAGGGAAACTAAAATGACAGTGTAGAAATAAGAACAGCTTATGTATTACATCTTAGCTTATTGACACCAAGAAAGTAAAAGTACACTCTAAATGCCAATAAAACCTCAGGATAATCATGAAAACGAGAGCCTCATTTTGGCAGGGGATAATGCCATATCTATACCTTTACATCAACCATTTCCTACCTTCACAGTTACTTCCTGTGCTGCGAGGATGTCATTGAGGCAGCAGAAGATAAGGATGGAGACGGAAGGCGCAAGGGAGAAAATACAGAAACGGAGAGAGAGAGTAGAGTAGAGAGGATTTGGTCTATTGGCCGGTGGATTCAGACATACCCTGATCCAGACACAAAGGACATCACTGattggtaatgtatttttaacTACCTTCAGTTTAATAGGAAAAGATGGAGAAAACAACGATTTAATGAGTTACAGTTACTTATATTAGTATCTAACCATACACACTGTTGCTACAGTTTCTATTTTCCACAATAAGTCAAAAACCAAAGCTAATCCTATATAAGCACACATCCAATTAGAAATCATTTTGAGGTTAACTATTAGGCAATATGTAACTTAGAAATAACAATTAAACCTAGATGAAAAATTCATTCTGTGTATGTTTTGTAGGGTGCTGTGTTCAGTTCCTTGTGGTCAGCACGAGCAGCTGATGTGTCTGGGAAGTGAGGAGCCTTCTTCCTGCACTGCCACAGACTGCCTGCTGGGGGTGCTGCTGTCTCAGGAAACAGATGGGACATTTGGCATGAAAACATGAGGTGGTGCTCACTTAGGGCCTCACCCATTCTGGATAGAGCATTTGGTTTATTCATATCAGATGCGAGTACAGATCAAAGTTAAAATTTTTGCAACGTTTTTTAGTTCATGGCTGTTATTGTTGGTGGTGTTGTGCCATGTTTATTTGTTATGTGGTAAATCATTTACACTAGTGATGGGAAACTCGTTAAACAGAGTAAAAATTCCAAGATTAAATGTCAAAccaactttatttttcattaaaacattaaaatacagtggcCATCCAAGTAGTCCGTTACAAAATCCAGAAATAAAACCTGCTGGCAGTCAAGGCCCACTGCCTACTTTTCTCtgtaaaacaaagaaataaaacaatccTTCCTTTcaaagtaataaattacaaaaatatacacaataaaagctgGAATATGTACCACACAGAAGCAGTTATGTCTCTGCACAGTTGTTGGAAAACATGGTAAAGATCAGTGGAGAGGGCAGAGCATTATGAATAACGCTGTTGTATTCCTTATTATGTCTTATTGTAAATCGGCCCAGTCAAAGCTATTCTCAGTGCATTTTTTTAACTGCGGGTTTGTGTGTCTATACAGTAGCTTTCCCTGTATGGTATTTGTATCTGTGATATGTCAAGTTATACAACAGTAGTTAAGCCaaaatacagtgaaagtcaGAATCTACCTGGAATCCCTGTGTTCCctgattataaaatgtaaagcgGTTCCTTTGATATActctaaaaaaaagtttgatttaaataaatgctcctACATTTACAGTGTCAAACACAGTACTATACAGTCTCTAAACTACTTCACAGCACTAGACAAATAGGCAGTACAACAGTACAGTACAAGtgaaattaaaacagtaatCTCTCTTCATAATACACTAAACAGACTAtcactgtccctttaaaataatatacatgcaCCATCACGCACGACAAAAAAGATAATAGGGGCTCCAATAATCAAATTGTGCTTTAATATTCCACTGGGCTACGATCAGTCAATTCATTCAGTCAGATATGTGACAAACAAAACTCCTCACCGGACTCACAAACATCAATGTTTATATAACATTATCGTTATAAGTATTATAAGTTAAATTTAGGTGAACATGTTAGGCCTATTCATAATGTGACCTATTGATTTCCATTTTCTTTAGAATATTCTTTGTATTCCAAtaattcagatttatttatttttgtttgtttgtttgtttgtggtggcagagaaagacagagacagaacAGTGCagagtacttaaaaaaaaaataataataataataaaattcataCTACTAGATAAGACCAACCAATTTCTCCAACCAAAGTAGGGACAGTAAACTTGGGAGACTAATCTGACACAGTGTATGAGAGTGCTTATTTAGCAAAAAGTCCTTCCAGCCCTCTAAACATGGGAGTCAACCTCAGGCACAGCAAACCAgaaaacttcatttaaactgCATGAGTGCTGTTATGAGAGCTGCTCCTTGTTCCTCAAATAGATACTAATCATTCATAGTTCGGACAGGTAAGGGAGGCACAGTGTTCAGAAGGTTCACAGTAAAGATTATCATCTGATGTAGCTGCACAGTTTTTCCTGtatcactaaaaatataattaataatataattaaaaatcccTGTAATGCATTAATCTACAGTGGCAAAGGTTCTAGTGTCGGCGATTTTTCAAATGTTACAGCAGTGCATATACTTGAGGAAAAATGACTTTGTATGTCATGCTTCTTGAAGATAAGGTTTAGACCAAAGATGGTCTTTGAACCTGTGCATGCTTTGGAAAATTTGTAATACTGTCTTCTATTTTACAGTTATCACAATTACTCAAagaattaaacatttcatttggaacAACTACAGTTGTCGATTCAGCaaaatttacttcaaaatactCTCCTTCACTCTGTAGTTAATCCTGCAAATCTTGTGTCAAACAGTAGAATGCACAAGCACTAAAGCATGTTGAGCTATTGAACAAGAGTTAAACCAGTTTGGGTTTTTGTAATCATAgtgcaagaaagaaaaaaagcctgCTTGATCTTGAATTTTAAACCTGCTGGTTTCGATTTACCTCAAGGATTTATCGTTTTTAAAGATCTTCTGCTCCAAGAAGTCGGAGAAAGGAGCCCATTTTGTTTTAACTTGCTCAGTCATCGAGTTGGCATCTTGCCTGCATTGTGGGTAGAGGGCTCAATAATGACTAAGAGAAATATAATTTAGTTCAAGCCAGCCTGACATCTCCATTAAACCTTAAGGAAATGGCCTTCTGGCATGAGGGCAGGTCAGATATGGCTGATCAGTTTGGCAGGGAGGTTGTTTTAGTGACATAAAAGTATGGACTTGTAGTGTTCCATTGCTTTTGGATGGGTGGGGAGTGCAAATGAAAGCTCACTGCACTAGAATAACTCTTAGGAGGAAGACGAACCAAACAGAGAGCAAGATGGTGATAGTCCAGCACACTGTTCTGCAGTATCGGTTTCAGGTTCACTCAATTTCCTACTCCAACACTCGCTGAAATACTGCAGAATGAAAACCGATGAATCAGTCAAATCCATGACTAGATCCTCTGTAAGATTTTATCAGGAGAAGGCTCTATTATCTAATGCTACAACATACGCTTCCCTACTGATGGACCTTCATCTCAAGTCTTTTGAGTTCAAAAGTTCATATTTGGCAAGCATTTTATTCAGCTTTCCTCAGTGATGTGTCTCCAGCTCTACAACGGTCCACTCACCCTGAGCAGAGCTGCCTGGAGCCTCGGGTGAGAAGCTGCTCACAGACGTCACTGTGGCTGAAGGGGGTGTCAGAGGTGGCAACAAGTTGGGCCACAGGCTGCTTTCGAGGGGGCTGAGTGTCCCACCTGCTCCTCCGGGTAGCAGAAGAAGGGGCGAGCAACCATCACCTGCGAGCAGTAATGTCTGATTGATGAGCTGCTGGACAATGTCCACTTTCTTGCCCCAGTCAAACTCCAGAGGCGGAGGTCGTTCAGGAGATCCCAAGGGAGAAGGACTATCTTGGTCTGCTGGAGGGTCTGTCTCTTGAAGTTCTCGCTGGGGACCCTGAATAATAGACTCTGGGGAAGGTGTTGTGCATTGTGAATAAAGATCAGCAGAGTCATTTTCTTCAGTGCATCTTTGCATGTCTTCTGCAGGGCACACAATAAAGGAGCTTTTACCTTCTACTTCCTCTACCACTCCTtgtccctcctcctcctcttcgtCACTTGTTTCCACAGTTTCATAGATGGTGGTGAGACCTGATGAAGGAGACAGGACAACTGGTGTATGCACCTTGTGtttttgctgctgctgctgctgttgttcaAGTTCTTGTTGCCACTGCATGATCTGCTGTCGCTGCTTTAGTTCTTGCTCTTGCTGCTTAAGTTGCAACTCAAGTAAGTTTCTCTTctgttcttcttcttcctcctgCTGCTCTCTCTCATTCCTTGCTtgtttctcctcttcttcttgtCTCGCTTGTTCTCTATTACGTTTCTCCTGACGTTGCTGGATCTCATGAAGGTGCTGTTGGTGTTGCTCTAGACATCGGAGCTGCGTGTTTGACACCACATTTGGCATTCTGGGAGGGAGGTCAGTGGGAAGCCGTGGCGGCTGGGTCACATGGGGAGCACGTGGCCGGAGACGAAGTTTTGACGACATCGTCATTTGGATCGAAAGCAAGTCATTTGGTTGTGGTGGAAAATGGGAGTTTCCTTCTGTGAATGAAGCAAAGGGTCCAAAACATGTTAAAAAGGAGAGTTAAGCAGAATGCAATAAAGCAATAATGTTACAGACTGCAGAATGCGGTGAAGCAGAAAAAAAGCATTGTGGGAAACAAAATTGTCAATTTTGCACCTTGGTGACATTCTCTCAAGAATATTTTGTGAAGATATTTGTGCATTAAAAGTGGCTACACCCTGTATATGCAGTAACCTCTAACTATTGTGAagagcaaacaaaaacaaggaAATAAAAGCGGATGAGGTAAACAATCTCCCTTAATGTGACAAGCTGAACACATGCAAAAGTGAGCGCTCACCATGCATAGTATAATACAGCATGAAGCAAACaggtatttttttaacaatgagAAAATATGACCCATCAATAGATCCatgcataaaaattaaaacatgctttACACATAAGCCACCCCAATGTACAGCATATCTCTTTGGTGAGGTGAGCATGCTTAAACAGAGGAAGTATTACAGAAAAGTGCATTGTGCAAAGcaagtccagttttgtggattAAGAATCACCCAGCATTGGGATTTATTGAAGTCCAATTAGTCCAGGTAAATGCGTCAAACCAGGTCCTTTCAAATAGCTTCAGCTCAAACTGTTAATAATCAGAGTGATTAAAGCAGTTGCACCCAGTTAGTCCCAAAGTGGAAGGTGTGCAAAGTCTACTCCAGAAGCAGTGGTATCAAAATACAAAGATGGAGAACAAAAAAGGATGTGGAGGACTTAAAGCACCTTGATAGAGGGTGAGATCCAGGAGGTTGATGGCGTCAGCTCTTGTTTTTCCTCCTCTGGATGGTAGGGAGTTCAGAGGAAGGTGGGGTCAAAAAAGAAAGGGTGGAGGAATACAAGCAGAAGGAATATACTGGCATAGAATAAACTCTCCTTCTGCTGCAAGCATCCTGTTTTCTTTACATAATTTGCTTACAGAAGGTTCAACGTGTATTTGTGTGCGCAAGTGTATATGTGCAAGTTTACAATTTTGTATTAGTAGCCAACTTATAATGCCACAACAAACGGTACCAAATGGTTTAAGTTAAGGcgaatattaaataaatatgacttatGTGCTCTGATGCTTAATAAAACAATACCATGAATTAGTGTCTCAGCCTTATGTAGTAGTTTTACATGTTTCTTAATATTAAATGCCTAATATTTACTCAAATTAATATACCATTGAAATGTTCATTGTTATTTGGCTACAAATGTGACCAATTTGCAACAGTCCATAGTGATGAACAGTGGGCATTAAAACAAATCTTGAAACTCAAACATCAAGAAACATACAGAGCAAAGAGAAATCATGTTAAATATCTAACCTTTATTTAAAGCTAAGACATTAAAGTACTCCAAATAAACAAGACATAAAAAAGTAAGGGGTTAGCAAACCCTAAAGTGCAGAAGAGTGAAACATGTGAGGACAGGATATGGAAATGACGGAAAAGGGATGAaagacttatttatttaatagacaacagaatacaaaaagcaatgaatatgcatttgttcaGTAAAAAAGAATTGGTAAATACACAGAAAATATGTTGAAAGTCCATTACATTGTTCATTTTTCATCAATGGTTACTTCTGTCATTTTGAAGACTCCACAAACAAATAACTTCATGCCAGTTCAGACCAACACCCATTattagatttaaaaagaatAGTTGAGAAAAACAGTCACCTTTAGTGTAAATGGTAGTAGCTATTGCACATACAGGTTTCTAAGCCATATacttatgtaattttaatagcTGTATCATATTGTGAAAGTGGCACTGCTGAATGAGCGTTTTCTTAACTGGTTAAAAAGACATCATCAACACGGAAACCCCAAGCTAGACAAAACCCTTATATAGAGATGACATCAAG
The genomic region above belongs to Onychostoma macrolepis isolate SWU-2019 chromosome 01, ASM1243209v1, whole genome shotgun sequence and contains:
- the c01h19orf67 gene encoding UPF0575 protein C19orf67 homolog isoform X1, with product MDITEHATLKSSLSEENEASRSLTELETNTQTLEEGNAMAPSFGDERCFLVEGAEDAETRDKRIMDEKISPIERQLEYLLNKADEFQTQLLWSRECLQNYGFAHIVPMFLQTCQPYFTYLESTARNSNPFRPPLSTYIRAQLLHFSQQLCSRLEQLVLLYASFSFFSLEESDPLSISHFYIGQCQIDNMKLSIFRYCCPTPFLASASTGLYKRMRWNVERQIDGEGEGQTYDSAEFYFLCCEDVIEAAEDKDGDGRRKGENTETERESRVERIWSIGRWIQTYPDPDTKDITDWVLCSVPCGQHEQLMCLGSEEPSSCTATDCLLGVLLSQETDGTFGMKT
- the c01h19orf67 gene encoding UPF0575 protein C19orf67 homolog isoform X2, producing MDITEHATLKSSLSEENEASRSLTELETNTQTLEGNAMAPSFGDERCFLVEGAEDAETRDKRIMDEKISPIERQLEYLLNKADEFQTQLLWSRECLQNYGFAHIVPMFLQTCQPYFTYLESTARNSNPFRPPLSTYIRAQLLHFSQQLCSRLEQLVLLYASFSFFSLEESDPLSISHFYIGQCQIDNMKLSIFRYCCPTPFLASASTGLYKRMRWNVERQIDGEGEGQTYDSAEFYFLCCEDVIEAAEDKDGDGRRKGENTETERESRVERIWSIGRWIQTYPDPDTKDITDWVLCSVPCGQHEQLMCLGSEEPSSCTATDCLLGVLLSQETDGTFGMKT